A single bacterium DNA region contains:
- a CDS encoding FAD-dependent oxidoreductase: protein LNQVRGIELIRMRLGEPDSSGRPRPIPIEGSNFVLEDIDMVIEALGTRPNRMFLDRAPFIARDKWGIIQVDEHMRTNQPDIFAGGDAVSGGATVIRALGEGRIAARSIHEYLTKK, encoded by the coding sequence ACTCAACCAGGTGCGAGGAATAGAGCTCATAAGGATGAGATTGGGCGAACCAGATTCCAGTGGCAGACCCAGACCGATACCTATTGAGGGCAGCAACTTTGTCCTTGAAGATATCGATATGGTTATTGAGGCATTAGGCACAAGACCTAACCGGATGTTCTTGGATCGAGCGCCGTTCATTGCCCGCGATAAATGGGGAATCATCCAAGTGGATGAACATATGCGCACCAACCAGCCAGATATTTTCGCCGGCGGGGATGCCGTGAGTGGTGGCGCAACTGTAATCCGTGCTTTAGGCGAGGGCAGAATTGCTGCTCGGTCAATTCACGAATACCTGACAAAAAAATAA
- a CDS encoding rod shape-determining protein RodA produces the protein MKLDLLVFGVALVLSVSGIALIYSAVVGTPINLLYIRQSAFLLLGIGAMLLFWRIPLRVHDGLAYIYYIIAVLLLVLVLLQTGNVKRWLGFGGLRIQPSEFSKLAMIFVLGRWFRDHLKQINSLKVIVGGAALVVIPFFLVIKEPDLGTGLVFWIIYFVMLLAAGIKPIVLFMILNPILAILCAFHWLAWTLYFVLLILIIIKFRIHIKLGFIILLIAIFFGAMTPYVWSRLHPYQRERIMVFLNPKHDPFGAGYQLLQSKIAVGSGGIFGKGYLKGTQTRLQFIPAKHSDFIFAVLGEQFGFIGAIALLILYLLLFWRALMLTRMTRTHFARMVVFAVAAVIIFQALLNISMCIGLAPITGIPLPFVSSGGSSLIVFWSMIGMLQNVYSQRVAQ, from the coding sequence ATGAAATTGGACCTTCTTGTTTTTGGGGTAGCGCTGGTTTTAAGCGTTTCGGGAATAGCGCTGATATACTCAGCAGTAGTGGGCACACCGATAAATCTTCTTTACATAAGGCAGTCCGCTTTTTTGCTGCTCGGGATTGGGGCGATGCTGCTTTTCTGGCGAATACCGCTTAGAGTTCACGACGGGTTAGCATACATATATTATATTATTGCGGTCTTGTTACTCGTTCTCGTGCTCCTTCAGACGGGGAATGTCAAAAGGTGGCTTGGCTTTGGCGGACTCCGAATTCAACCGTCGGAATTTTCGAAGCTCGCCATGATATTCGTGCTTGGAAGATGGTTCAGAGACCACCTCAAACAAATTAACTCCTTAAAGGTTATCGTCGGCGGTGCCGCGCTGGTTGTAATCCCATTCTTTCTCGTCATAAAAGAACCCGATTTAGGAACAGGACTGGTTTTCTGGATAATATACTTCGTCATGCTACTTGCTGCGGGCATAAAACCTATAGTTTTATTCATGATACTAAATCCAATCCTTGCGATACTCTGCGCTTTTCACTGGCTTGCATGGACACTGTACTTCGTTCTGCTCATACTAATAATAATAAAATTCCGTATCCACATTAAACTTGGCTTTATCATACTTTTGATAGCGATATTTTTCGGTGCAATGACGCCGTATGTCTGGTCGCGGCTTCATCCCTATCAGCGCGAGCGAATAATGGTGTTCCTAAATCCCAAACATGACCCATTCGGCGCAGGATACCAGCTTCTTCAAAGCAAAATAGCTGTTGGCTCGGGCGGAATTTTTGGCAAGGGCTACCTGAAAGGCACACAGACACGGCTCCAGTTCATTCCTGCAAAACACTCCGACTTCATATTCGCAGTTCTCGGGGAACAGTTCGGATTTATAGGAGCTATAGCATTGTTAATACTTTATCTTCTCCTATTCTGGCGTGCGCTAATGTTAACTCGCATGACAAGAACCCACTTCGCAAGAATGGTGGTTTTCGCAGTGGCAGCCGTGATAATTTTTCAGGCTTTGCTTAACATATCGATGTGCATAGGACTCGCACCAATAACGGGAATACCTCTGCCATTCGTTTCGTCGGGTGGGTCCTCGCTAATAGTTTTCTGGTCGATGATCGGAATGCTTCAAAATGTATATTCACAGAGGGTAGCGCAGTGA
- a CDS encoding phosphatidate cytidylyltransferase has translation MRELIKRVSVASIIGPIVIILLWFGGYPLFVLTSLVGIGLIIEFFKLSKQKISLWRIILICLLAVIWQTAVFFGYENLLQLFLGSVIILLVTELSTKATEGTQERSSSMLFTYIYAGPITSTILLVRRFGAHWAILPVAMVWIVDTAAYWGGSLTGKHKLAPEFSPKKTVEGFLWGIVSAVIIALVVPLIWSKFDTTKLWLCAMVTAFAGQLGDLFESKLKRQFGVKDSGKILPGHGGIWDRTDSILWVYPLVWIILTLIK, from the coding sequence GTGAGAGAGCTTATAAAAAGAGTATCAGTGGCATCCATAATAGGTCCTATCGTCATAATATTATTATGGTTCGGGGGATACCCGCTTTTTGTGCTCACATCGCTTGTTGGGATAGGGCTTATAATAGAATTTTTCAAACTTTCCAAGCAAAAAATCTCTTTGTGGCGAATAATTCTTATATGTCTTCTTGCCGTAATCTGGCAAACAGCAGTTTTCTTTGGCTACGAGAATTTGCTCCAATTATTTCTGGGTTCGGTCATAATACTTCTCGTTACCGAACTTTCAACAAAAGCCACGGAAGGCACTCAGGAAAGGTCAAGCTCAATGCTTTTCACTTATATCTACGCGGGACCGATAACATCTACGATACTACTCGTGCGTCGTTTCGGAGCACACTGGGCTATTCTTCCGGTGGCAATGGTCTGGATAGTTGACACAGCAGCATACTGGGGTGGCTCGCTAACTGGAAAACACAAGCTGGCACCTGAATTTTCCCCCAAAAAAACGGTGGAAGGGTTCCTGTGGGGCATAGTTAGCGCAGTTATTATAGCACTCGTTGTGCCCCTAATATGGAGCAAATTTGATACAACGAAATTATGGCTTTGCGCTATGGTAACAGCTTTTGCTGGTCAACTGGGCGACCTTTTCGAATCGAAGCTTAAGAGGCAATTCGGGGTTAAGGATTCGGGCAAAATTCTTCCGGGACATGGCGGAATATGGGATAGAACCGATTCAATACTCTGGGTTTACCCGCTTGTGTGGATTATCCTTACATTAATAAAGTAA